GGCGACAAAGTAACTGCACAAACTATACAGAAATACATCCAATATCAAAGAGCAGAAGAAGACAGACGCCAGTTAAAACTTGACTTTTAAGATACCCCGCAGCTTGCTGCGGGGAGTATGTCATTGAAATTCCTGTACATTAAATTATATCAGATTTTTTAAAGTAATTCAAGATTTTTTTTGTCGGGTTATTTTTTATGTCTATCCAGACAATCCCCCACACTTTTTTTTCTTTCTTAAACCAAGTCATCTGTCGTTTTGCATACTGACGTGTATGTTGTTTAATTAGTTGTATTGCTTCTGCTTTAGAATATCTGCCATCAAGATAGCCAATAATTTCTTGATACCCAATTGTTAACTGCAGAATCGGATTTTTGGATGAGTATTTTTTTACTAGTTTTTTAGTTTCATCAATCAAGCCATTATAGATCATTTGTTCTACGCGGCTATTTACACACTTGTGTAAGTTTTGTCGCGGTGTTTTAAGTCCAAAAATTAAGAAATTGTAGTCGGCGTTTAAACGCCGACTACTACATATCTCTTTTTTTAATTCTGAAACTTTTTTACCTGTTAGAAAATATATTTCCAGTGCCCGTAAAACCCGTACTGGATTTTTTTTATCAATGATTTCGGCAGTCTCAGGATCCAATTTTTCTAATTGCTTACATAAATAATTCAGCCCTTTTCTTTTATATGTCTTTCTCAATTCCAATCTTAATTTTTTATCTGTTTTTGGAACTTTTATCAACCCATCAATAAGTGCCTTAATATAAAATCCTGTTCCACCGACTATTATAGGCTGTTTCCTAGACTTAAAAATTTGTTTAATTTTTTTGTTTGCTAACCTTACAAAATCGCCTGCAGTAAACTGCTCTGTTGGTTCTACAATGTTTATTAAATGATGTGGCACTTCAGAAAGTTGTTTTCTGGTAGGCTTGTTCGTGCCGATATTAAAATATTTATAGACCTGTCTGGAGTCTGCGGAAATAATTTCACCGTTTATTTTTTTT
The nucleotide sequence above comes from Elusimicrobiota bacterium. Encoded proteins:
- the miaA gene encoding tRNA (adenosine(37)-N6)-dimethylallyltransferase MiaA is translated as MKNVIVITGPTATGKTELAIKLAKKINGEIISADSRQVYKYFNIGTNKPTRKQLSEVPHHLINIVEPTEQFTAGDFVRLANKKIKQIFKSRKQPIIVGGTGFYIKALIDGLIKVPKTDKKLRLELRKTYKRKGLNYLCKQLEKLDPETAEIIDKKNPVRVLRALEIYFLTGKKVSELKKEICSSRRLNADYNFLIFGLKTPRQNLHKCVNSRVEQMIYNGLIDETKKLVKKYSSKNPILQLTIGYQEIIGYLDGRYSKAEAIQLIKQHTRQYAKRQMTWFKKEKKVWGIVWIDIKNNPTKKILNYFKKSDII